The window TGTCAAACCTCAGGGACCAATTAGGGATCAAAACATGAAATAACACTTTGTGGGAAAACACCTGTGAAAGAACAGCAAGAGTATAATCAAACCACAGAGGAAATGAGATTGGGAAGGACCTCTCGAGGTCCAGTCCTTGCTAAAATCTAAAATCAAAGCAGCACAAGGTTGCTCCTGCCCTTCTCTCAGTAGGCGTGAATATCTCCAAACAGGGGATGGATCAActtccctgcagtgccacagcttcCCTTGTATTTTCATTgtgaaaatttatttccttttgtgcAGAAAAGATTTACTTGAAGCTCTTTGTGAGAGGTCTGGCTCTAACCTGTCTCTGAGTCCCCCTCAGTGGACTCCTCTTGGCTTTgtcttctctctgcttctccTCAGGTGAAATGTTCTCCAGTTCTCTGATAAATTTGCTTTACTTCCACTGGACTCACACCATTCTAATAAcatctttggggtttttttgtactgTGCACAGCTCTCACAAGTGCCAAGCAACAAGAATTTAGGACCAGATCAGCCCGTGGGTGCAGCCTGGCAGAAGGCTCACACAGTGTGCAAACCTGGAGATAAGAAATGctgagagagaaagggaaatagAAACGAGTTTCAAAGGATGGCCTTGAAAATAACACTGGATACTTTGGAGAAATAGATGCACTGTAGTTGGAGCTATGAGGGGTAATTTTAGATTATTTGCTCTAAGACGTTTACAGCATGGTGTGGCAAAAGTTGATAGGCCAAGAAATACTTACGGTGTATTgtaaattaagaaataattgGCTTCTGATTATGATTGcatgaattataacatctgtattgtctcaccctttacatgagactgaaaatggaataaaagtttttaaaacacctctgagttaccccatctctgggtcagaaaaTGGATTAATCCAACATAAAACCCAACAAGGAATGGTGGCTGACAgagtcccaggatgagggaagagatgagaatcttgattccatgtttcagaaggctgatttattatgttatgatatatattatattaaaagaaaatgatatattaaaactatactaaaagaatagaagaaaggatttcatcagaaggcttgaaaggaatagaaaggaatgataataaaatcttgtgactgactagagagtctgagccagctgactgtgattggccattaattgaaacaaacagcaagggccaatcacagatgcacctcttgcattccacagcagcagataaccattgtttacattttgttcctgaggcctctcagcttctcaggagaaaaaatcctaacaaaaggatttttcataaaatatgtctgtgacaattgCCAACACCTCAGAGCTGACACTGCCCTGGAACAGCTGCTGTACCTCACACAGCCAAACTGATTTCCACAACTCAGCCTCAGGCCCATCAGATCCGTGTGACTGTTGGTatcaaagacatttttttttatagttgccttgcagtgtcactgaaacaacaagaaaaacccTCCAACAACATATTTAGTGTTAGAGAATGAAGGCATTACTTTATTCTGGCCAGGATGTGCAACAGAAAGAATTGAATCCACACATTGTTGGTGATGAAGAGAGACAGGGAAAACTGATTTGGTGATCAGAATCCAAATTTATTGTGGACTACCAATGCTTATATACTGTTTTAGGAAAACTAGCAATGTTTACTACAATGATTAGGTTAAAATCACATACACAAACATTTGCATATTACAACTTCTCTTCATTACAGACttcaattaaattttcttttccagtaaaCCTCTCTAATTGTATCTTTGTTTAATCCTCaaagttctgtttgcttttgccaAGGCATCCTGTTATCAAATCTCTTATGCCAACCAGGTCCAAAGTTGATAATCTGTCTTGTATCCCAATATTTCAACAACACATTGCCTGGGTGTGCAGAAAAAATCCTTCCATCACACATCACACTTTACTAGATTATTCTGATATTTACACAGTCAAAACCCATGGAAATAAATTCAGTGTTCATTGGTCTCAAACTATGCAGCTCTTAGCATTTGGTTTCCTATTGGTTATGGATCTGTTGGGCTCTGATGTTAACTAGGTCCTCATTCCTTGgttctctcattttttttctcagaccAGGTGTCTCACATCATACCTGGGGTGATGTTTGAGTTGATATTCATTAATGCTCATTATTTTTTGTGtcttctctgtgctgctcccagcctgctgaGATGTGAAGCTCATCACACCTCGAGTGATGATCCTTTGAAAAGAAACTCCAACTCCTTTCTCCCCAGGCAAAGGCGAACTGACTAAAGTtacaaaaatattctaaattttGTATCATTTTCCAACAGCAGGAGGCAGACTGAGATCGTTTTGCTTTTACCCGGGAGGGGAATCAGTGTCACCTGGATACTCCTTCAGCCAGGAATCCCCCTGGACAATCCTTCGGCCACAAACACCGGGACATTTCTTCGGCCAGGAGCTTCTGGACATTCCTTCATTCAGGAATCCTCCAGACTCTCCTTCGGCCAGAAACCCTTGGACATTCCTTCAGCCAGGAATCCTCCGGACATTCCTTCAGCCAGGAGCCCCCGGACATTGCTTCGGCCACAAACACCAGGACACTCcttcagccaggaattccccTGGATACTCCTTTGGCCAGGAATCCCTGGATACTCCTTCAGCCACGAGCCCTGGACACTCCTTCAGCCAGGAGCCCCCTGGATTCTCCTTCAGCCACAAACACCGGGACATTTCTTCAGCCAGGAGCTTCTGGACACTCCTTCATCCAGGACTCATCTGGACACTCCTTCGGCCAGGAGCCTCTTGGACTCTCCTTCAGCCTGGAATCCCTGGACTCTCCTTCAGCCAGAAGTCCCGGACACTCCTTTGGCCACAAACACCAGGACATTCCTTCAGACAGGAGCTTCTGGATACTCCTTCGTCCAGGAATCCTCCGGACATTCCTTCAGACAGGAGCCCCAGACATTCCTTCAGCCACAAACCCCTGGACACTCCTTCAGCCAGGAATCCCCCTGGACACTCCTTCGGCCACAAACACCAGGACATTCCTTCAGCCAGGAATCCCCTGGACACTCCTTCCTCCAGGAGCCCCCTGGACACTCCTTCAGCCAGGAATCCCCCCGAACATTCCTTCGGCGAGGAGACCCAGACATTCCCTCAGCCAGAAATCCCCTCACACCCCCTTAGCCGAGCCGTCTCAGGCAAAGCCCCGCCTCCAGCAGCAGCGCTGGACTCTGATTGGCTTTTGGAATTAACAACTCTCTAATCTACCCAGCAACAGCCAGCTCTACGCTCTTATTGGCTTTTTGCAAGCAAAGGGGTGCGGACTCCGCTTGTCCTTTGGCGCATGCGCAATCCCCCCTATCGCTCACCGCCACGTCGGTGCGCGCCCGCGCGgtgcgggcgggcggcgcggcgcaTGCGCAGTGCGGCAGCGGCGCAGACATGGCGGGCTCGGTGCGGGCAGTGGCGCGGCGCTTCCTGTCCGAGTACGGCGGCGGCACCGCCGGGCGCCTCAAGGCGCTGGACGCCTTCCTGCTCTACGTGCTGCTCACGGGCGCGCTGCAGTTCGGATACTGCCTGGGCGTCGGCACCTTCCCCTTCAACTCCTTCCTCAGCGGCTTCATCTCGGCCGTCGGCAGCTTCATCCTGGGCGGTCAGTGCCGGCCCCTCACGGACGTGGCGGGGGTCGGGCTCACCGTGAGCGGGCGTGGTGGGGAGCCTGAGGAATCGGCAGCGCTCAGAGCTGACCCTGTAGCCGGGGACCCCCGGGGCCCTCAACACCCCCCGGCCTTTACCGAGCTCCCGGTTTCGCTGCTCCTGCAGCCGGGGAACCCCGGAGCCCTCAGTACCCCTGGAGCCCTCAGCACCCCCCGGCCTTTACCGAGCTCCCGgtttccctgctcccctcagtACCCCCGGGGCCCTCAGCACCTCCGCCCTTTCCCGAGCTCCCcgttccagccctgcagctgcagggccgGCCCGGAGCGTTGTTCCCCGTCTGTCCTTGCAGCTCGGTGGGATTAAGAGTcctgcaggggcacaggcaCGGTGCTGCTGGCCAGAATACCCCAAAGCTGCCCCTGTTtttgtgcagggctggaggagctaGGGGtgttcagaaaagaaaaggttgcCATGAGAGCtgagagccccttccagggtctaaaggggctccaggacagctggagagggattttggACAAGGGCTGGAGTGACAAcacaagggggaatggtttcccactgccagagggcagggatgggtgggatagTGGGATATTGgggaggaattgttccctgtgagggtgaggaggccctggcaTAGAGTGCCCAGATTTCCTGAGTTCCTGGAGATGTCCAAGGTGAGTTtagatggggtttggagcactctaggatagtggaaggtgtccctgggatTGGAATGAGATCTCTAAGGTCCTCCCagcccaaatcattctgtgctTCTAACACACCCAACAGAGCACAGAGGAATTTCCACACTCCTGTGTGACTCCagtcctgctctgagcctgtTCCCCTCAGGATCTGGGCACGCTGTGGTGCTGTGGGAGCACTGACTCCACGACAGCCCCGTCCCAATTCCCTGCCAGTGTCCTGCTCCTCTCTAGGAACAATGGAGTAACTTCTCCCTGGGTGGAAcatcctgggctgggctgccccaggaAGGCTTTGCTTTCCTCCATGGTTTTCTCTTGTGCTCACTGATGTCTCCttcttgctgtgctgtgcagtttGCCTCCGGATCCAGATCAACCCCCAGAACAAGGGCGAGTTCCAGGGCATCTCCCCCGAACGGGCCTTCGCCGATTTCCTCTTTGCCAACACCATTCTGCATCTCGTCGTCATTAATTTCGTTGGCTGAGCTCTGGGAGAGCCTGACAGGTACTGAGGGGTCACAAAAGGGACAAACACAGCACTGTTCTCCTTTGGGGGAGAATTAGAATGATAATAAATCCAGGAGTCCCCTGAGCTCCTCCTGGCCAAGCACAGCTGAACTCTGGGTTGGCACAGAGTGAGGATTTCTGATTTTAACCctgttttggcttttataaTTAAAGAGTTAACTAGGACATACAGAAACCTACCCACATTCCTCTCTTATGAGAGAGATTCCCCATTTTTCTTTGCAGGAGGAGCTTTGGGGGCTCTGTGAGGCTGAGGCATGGCTGGGGTTCAGCTCTGGAGTTGTTTtcagcaggggacagggacagttgGGTGTTGGGACATTCCATGTTGCTGCTCTTGCAAGGTGCCACAGGATCACGGGGGTTTGGGGGAGTTTcatcccctctgctctgcagtgacGTTGCTGATGTTTGCCTCCTCTCTTTCCAGGTCTTGAACTGCTCCTGATGGCAAAGTCTGGCATGGGGAAGTGCCCAGCACACTCTCACCTTCTTCTTTGATGGAAGAAGAGATGCAAGGCTCAAGATATCCCCTCCTCAGAGTGCCCTGTGGAGGGGTCTGCAGCCTCATTGTGTAACTGAGATCCTTTCCATCAATAAAACTCTTTATGACACTGCAGCCTTTTCCATACTGGGGACAAATACAGAGCCTCTCCTGCATCCagcttccctctccctgcttttACCATTCTCCCTTCCTTTCTACCCAACAGGCTTTTTTCCTGTGCCCCAGTTTTGCAGGGAAGCAGGAAACAAATTATCATGGAAATTCAGTTGTCGTCCACCCTTTTCATCTCCCTCTTTCCTGCCTTTCGATTTCCCAGGGTCTGTTGCCAGCTTGCCACCTCTTCTCCAcactgaacaaccccagctccctcagccatcccccagaagagaaatattttctagtCCTTTTGTGAGCCTTGTTGCTCTTTGTGGAAAcccagggaatatttctctgtctgctctggggtgccctgacccccagggcagcactgactctgaccctcattcatggagaaagtttcccagacttcagcatagactggaatccacaaaagtgtgaaatggattatagagagcagtgtaggtgtgtcactgggtgagaaattgaggttttggggtttttagtgtgttgtgggtggaagcaagatggagggcacagggtgccatgctgggtttcttcttcatgggtttgggtggcattttgtaattgggcagaaaggTCCACActgggatcagttattgggttaaaagggaaaataatccaggtgtgagttcttaattggacagtttagcCTTAAAAGCCCTTGTAACcagagattgttggccattttgtgccttctaatgaaaagctgcccaactcacagcagtgaggctgttttactgataagaaatagtaaacacctgagtctgaacatgagCTACTGTCTCAAGTTCCTTCAATCCACACCCAGAAAAACCAACAACTGCTACCAGCACAGCTCTTcactggacacactccagcccctcaaagTCCTTTTAAAGTGAGGTGTTCAGAACTGAGGGCAGcgctggagctgcagcctcacccacacacacaggggtgatccctgcactgctcctggcACAAGCCAGGCTGCTGTTGTCTTTCTTGGCCGCTTGGGCTCACTGTTGGCTCACAGCtggagccagcactgccaggtccctccctccagagcagctcttcagccactcctcctcctcctcctcctcctcctcctcctcctcctcctcctcctcctcctcctcctccccaccctggagctgcaggcactgctgtgaccccagagctggagccgCACTTGATCCTCATGCCCTGGAGCTTTGCCCACTGATCCAGTCTGTTCAGCCTCTCTAGAACCTTCAGGAGGTTCTGTTCTCGTGCTTGTCTGGttttctctgcagctgaaatTCTGGGGAGGTAAAGCCTTGAGAGCCTTGGGACTCCATGGCATGGAAATGTTTGTGTGCTGCACTGAGGGGATGGAACTTTGGCTCTCTAATGGCTTCAGAACCTCTCAGAATTCAATTCTGGCTCCTCTTTATCACCTTTTTAACATTTCCATCTGTGCTGGAAACGCATTTAACATTTCCATTACTGTGCTGCAGCCAGTAAACCCTTAGCCAAATCTCTTGCCTGACACAGGCTGTGAGATGTGAGGGGTCAGGGTTTTCACTGTCCTGGGTGATGGAGTCTGGCTCTGTGTCAGGGACAAAGAACTCGTGCCAGCACCCCTGGAGTTGTTTGCAATGGCAGCAGGGCAGTTACAggcaaaataagcccgaaaaaggacccacattaacagaggattaacccttaaaagcaataacttgttgcatattcatacacattcatacatgatgcataaattccattcaagcacaggattctgtctggtcagtgtcaacttcttcctcttaatcctgaGAGATTAAGAGGAAGGGCATGTTACTTATTGACTTAGGAGGGAAAGTGTGATAAGAAAATAGTTACCATGCACTTTGTAAAACATGAACAATACAAAAGAAAGATGGAATACTTGAGACAAAATCACCCACTTCTGTCATATTTCGAAGTCCTATCTGAATTGCTTTGTCCACAAATAGCATTTTCAGAGCGgagcgaggcaggaagaagttaatttcttctgataatggagtaataaattctctttttctgaaagatttaggtgtgctgtggctgctatctggtgtgagtacctcattcctttcttaaaaaaaatattccacatacatagtttctattttaacattatgttataactTAAAAAGTCTATTTAACACActatttaagaaaattaacacagcatcactttctaacatagcacatataattttcatttaaatatctgtgaaaagccaatcacaaaatatgcattttgacgtgttattttgccttttattacaaatttctgtttccaacactacctaccactgaaaaacagaaaacctAAAACCAGAGGCATCACCTCCCCAAACCATTTCTGCCCTCCTTTTCCTGCCCACTCTATTCATAGCTCAatccttcctgctgtgcccaaaACAACCCCCCC is drawn from Melospiza georgiana isolate bMelGeo1 chromosome 28, bMelGeo1.pri, whole genome shotgun sequence and contains these coding sequences:
- the DAD1 gene encoding dolichyl-diphosphooligosaccharide--protein glycosyltransferase subunit DAD1 translates to MAGSVRAVARRFLSEYGGGTAGRLKALDAFLLYVLLTGALQFGYCLGVGTFPFNSFLSGFISAVGSFILGVCLRIQINPQNKGEFQGISPERAFADFLFANTILHLVVINFVG